In Candidatus Stygibacter australis, the DNA window AGTGGAGTATCACTGGCAGAAGAATGTGGTGTTCCAGCCCCTGTTTCTCACATTATAGCAGCTCACGCTGGCGAAGGTGATATGATCAAGCGCACTACCGAAGCATACATTGTTCATCATGCTGATTTCATGACCTTTTTACCCTTTAAAAGCAGATTGCAGGTTTAGGAGGACGTATGAGTTTAACCCTTATAGAAAAAATCCTGGTTAATCACAGTGATAAAACTGATGTGAATCCTGGTGATATTGTAGATATCTTTATAGATGCCCGAGTAGCACGTGATTTTGGCGGAGCTAATGTAGTAAAGAATATGCAGGATAATAACCTGACATTAGCTGATCCTAAACTCACAATGTTCACCTTTGACTGTAATCCCGGCGGCAGCGATCAGAAGTATGCTGTTAATCAGCAGATATGTCGTGTTTATGCTCGTGAGCAGGCCCTAAAAGTGTTTGATATTAACAGCGGTATCGGAACTCATATTCTCATGGATAAGGGTCTTGCTTATTCTGGATCCACAGCAATCAGCACAGATTCTCATGCCAATATTATGGGTGCCGTAGGTGCTTTTGGTCAAGGTATGGGTGATAAGGATATTGCCGCAGCCTGGGCAAATGGCAAGGTATGGTTCAAAGTTCCCAAATCGGTAAAACTCACTATAAAAGGCAAACGCCCAGCGAATATTGCAGCAAAGGATATTGCGCTTAATCTGCTGGCAGAATTTGGTGCAAATACTCTTCTGGGATACGCTGTGGAAATTTATGGTGAAGATATTGATAAACTCACTCTGGATGAACGCATCACAATCTCCAGTATGGCTACAGAGATGGGCTGCATTGCAATTCTCTTCACGCCTAATGAAGAAATTATGAAGTTCTCATCTAAAATGGCAGGTAGAAAGCTGGAACTTGTGGAAGCAGATAAAAATGCTGACTATGACCAGGTTCTGGAGCTGGATTTCAGTACTTTTGTGCCTCGTACATCTCAGCCTGGTAAACCGCATGACACGGTTGCTGTAAAATCACTTGATAAAATTAAAATAGATAGTGCCTTTATTGGCAGTTGCACAAATGGCAGAATAGAAGATCTGCGGGAAGCTGCTGTAATTTTGAAAGGTAGAAAAGTAGCTCCAGGCGTTGTGCTTAAGATAGTTCCATCCACAGATGATGTCTGGAATCAGGCACTTCAGGAAGGATTGATCAAGATATTCAAAGATGCTGAAGGTCTGGTGGGTAACGCTGGTTGTGCTGGTTGTGCTGCCGGGCAGATAGGTCAAAATGGCGCTGGTGAGATCACTATCTCTACTGGCAATCGTAATTTCCCTGGCAAACAGGGGAAAGGAAGTGTATATCTGGCTTCTCCAGCCACTGTAGCAGCTTCTGCTGTAGCTGGCTATATCACAACTCCAGATTGTATTCCTGATCATCCGGCATTGTTTACTCAAACTGCTTCCCAGGCTCAAGCAAAGACAACTCATGATACGGAGAAGAAAACGGCTAAACCCGAACAGATTGAAGGACGTGTCTGGTTCATCCAAGAAGATAATATTGATACTGACATGATCTTCCATAATCGCTACCTCACCATTACTGACCTGGCTGAAATGGGACAATACACCTTTGATAATCTGGCTGGATATGAAGATTTTGCCAAAAAATCAAAACCCGGTGATATTGTTGTTGTGCAAAAGAATTTTGGTTCGGGCAGCAGCAGACAGCAGGCAGTGGATTGCTTTAAATCACTGGGAGTTCAGGCGATTATAGCTGAATCCTTTGGTTCAATTTATGAGCGTAATGCCATTAATGCTGCCTTCCCGATCATGACATATAATGATATCGCTATACTTGATCTCAAAGATGGCGATATGATCAAAGTAGATTTTACCAGTGGTAAGATCACTAATAAAACTAATAATAATAGTATTCAGGCAGAACCATTCTCTGATGTGCAAATGGAAATCTACCATAAAGGTGGAATCTTCGGATAAAGGAAGGAGAAATTATGGGAAAGACTTATGTAGAAAAAATATTTGGTGCCCAGACGGGTTCAATAGTATTTGCCAAACCTGATCTGGTGCTCACACACGATAATACTGCCAGTATTGCAAACACATTCAAAAAGATGGGTGGTACTAAGGTTGCTGATCCTAACCAGCTTCTGGTTGTACTGGATCATAATGCTCCACCCACTACTGATAAACTCGCTAACCAGTATCAGGCAATACGTGACTTTGTAAAAGTTCAGGGTATCAAGAAATTTCATGATGTTGGTGATGGTATTTGTCATCAGGTGATGAGCTATCATGCCAAACCAGGAATGATCATTGTTGGTTCAGATAGTCATACCTGCACCGCAGGAGCTTTTAATACAATGTCTGCCGGAATTGATAGAACTGAATCTGCAGGACTCTGGAAACGTGGTGAAACCTGGTTTCGCGTACCTGATTCCATCAAGATCAATCTCACTGGCTCACTTTTAAAAGGAGTTTTTGCCAAAGATATCTCGCTGTGGATAATCGGTATGATAGGTTCTGCGGGAGCTAATTACTGCTCTATCGAATATCATGGTGATGGTGTGAAAACCCTCACTATTTCTCAAAGAATGACCCTGGCAAACCTGGCTTCAGAGATGGGTGCAAAAAATGCTGTATTCCCTCCAGATAAAGTACTGGCAGACTTTCTGAGTGTAGATACTATCGAAAATGGCACCTGGGCAGATCCTGATGCCACATATATTCAGGAAATTAATATCAATCTCAGCGAGGTATTCCCGCTGGTTGCCTGCCCACATCACGTAGATAATGTGAAAGCGCTTTCAGAAGTTGAACGTACCCCGATTCATCAGGCTCTTATTGGCACCTGCACAAATGGTCGTCTGGAAGATATGCGCATTGCTGCCCAGATATTGGATGGCAAGAAGATCCCGAAAGGCTTCCAGCTCCTGGTATGCCCGGCATCAAAAGAAATCTATCTTCAGGCTATGGAAGAAGGACTCATCGCCAAAATGATGAATGCCGGTGCTGTGATCCTCAGCTCTTCCTGCGGTCCCTGCCTGGGAACTGGTCAGGGAATTCCTGCTGATGGTTATAATATATTATCAACTGCTAACCGTAATTTCCTGGGACGCATGGGTAATAAAAAGGCTTTTGTTTATCTGGCTTCACCTGCAGCAGTAGCATATTCAGCTCTTAAGGGTGCAATCACTGATCCTCGCGGGTTCAAAGCTAATGATAAATTCCCTTATCAGCATGAACAATCAGACACCGTTACAATTGCAGAAACAGATAATCGCAGATTAGGCACTACCTGGAATTATGCCGATGTGGATAACCTGAATACTGACCAGATGTTTGCCGGGAATCTTACCTACAAAGTGCTCAGCTCAGATCCCGAAGCTATCATGCCCTATCTTTTCATAGATTTCGATCCTAATTTCACCAGGAATGTGCAATCCGGTGATGTATTGATAGCTGGTGAAAACTTTGGCTGCGGTTCATCCCGCGAGCATCCTGCCGTAGGACTTGCTCATGCCGGAGTGAAAGCTGTTATCGTGAAATCAGTTAACCGGATTTTCTATCGTTCTTCAGTTAATCAGGGTTTACCTATTATTGTTCTGCCCGATGTGGTTGATGCCTATAATCCTGGTAATGAAGTCAATGTTGATCTGGAAAAAGGGCTGGTTATTATTGCTGGAAAGGAATTCCCCTTCCCACCACTACCCCCGGCTCTGCTGGAAATATTCCAGGCAAAAGGTCTGGTAAACTGGATAGTTAATAATTAAACATATAAAAGCAAAAAGCCCGGAATTCCGGGCTTTTTCTTTATTTTCTCTAATCCCAACTAAGTTATCGAGTTAAGATGATGTACTCATCAGATTGACTTGAGCACGACCATTATTCCCTCCCAGTCTTAAGTCAATCTGCTTCGCATCTTAACTCAATACCTCCCAGCCAGAAAAAATTTATTTACACTTTTTTCAGGATATTGTTTTTTTACTCTGTGAAATTAGAATAGGAAAAATTTATGGACATATTAAAAAAGTTGATTAATGAATTATTAAAAGAATGGCAGGGAGGTAATTCACCCGGATTTGCCATTTCTATCATTAGTAAAAAATCTTACTTTGATTCATATTATTACGGCTGTGCCTCTCTGGAACACTCTATCCCTATTGATCAGGATACCATCTTTTATCTCTGTTCACTTTCTAAACAGCTTACTGCTGCCTGCCTTGCTTTCCTGATCGAGGAAAATAAAATATCCCTCTCTAATCCTCTCAGAAAATTTTTCCCAGAATTACCCGCTGGCGTTTACGACCCCATCAATATCGGTCATCTCGTTCATATGACAAGCGGAAT includes these proteins:
- a CDS encoding aconitase/3-isopropylmalate dehydratase large subunit family protein is translated as MGKTYVEKIFGAQTGSIVFAKPDLVLTHDNTASIANTFKKMGGTKVADPNQLLVVLDHNAPPTTDKLANQYQAIRDFVKVQGIKKFHDVGDGICHQVMSYHAKPGMIIVGSDSHTCTAGAFNTMSAGIDRTESAGLWKRGETWFRVPDSIKINLTGSLLKGVFAKDISLWIIGMIGSAGANYCSIEYHGDGVKTLTISQRMTLANLASEMGAKNAVFPPDKVLADFLSVDTIENGTWADPDATYIQEININLSEVFPLVACPHHVDNVKALSEVERTPIHQALIGTCTNGRLEDMRIAAQILDGKKIPKGFQLLVCPASKEIYLQAMEEGLIAKMMNAGAVILSSSCGPCLGTGQGIPADGYNILSTANRNFLGRMGNKKAFVYLASPAAVAYSALKGAITDPRGFKANDKFPYQHEQSDTVTIAETDNRRLGTTWNYADVDNLNTDQMFAGNLTYKVLSSDPEAIMPYLFIDFDPNFTRNVQSGDVLIAGENFGCGSSREHPAVGLAHAGVKAVIVKSVNRIFYRSSVNQGLPIIVLPDVVDAYNPGNEVNVDLEKGLVIIAGKEFPFPPLPPALLEIFQAKGLVNWIVNN
- a CDS encoding aconitase/3-isopropylmalate dehydratase large subunit family protein; this translates as MSLTLIEKILVNHSDKTDVNPGDIVDIFIDARVARDFGGANVVKNMQDNNLTLADPKLTMFTFDCNPGGSDQKYAVNQQICRVYAREQALKVFDINSGIGTHILMDKGLAYSGSTAISTDSHANIMGAVGAFGQGMGDKDIAAAWANGKVWFKVPKSVKLTIKGKRPANIAAKDIALNLLAEFGANTLLGYAVEIYGEDIDKLTLDERITISSMATEMGCIAILFTPNEEIMKFSSKMAGRKLELVEADKNADYDQVLELDFSTFVPRTSQPGKPHDTVAVKSLDKIKIDSAFIGSCTNGRIEDLREAAVILKGRKVAPGVVLKIVPSTDDVWNQALQEGLIKIFKDAEGLVGNAGCAGCAAGQIGQNGAGEITISTGNRNFPGKQGKGSVYLASPATVAASAVAGYITTPDCIPDHPALFTQTASQAQAKTTHDTEKKTAKPEQIEGRVWFIQEDNIDTDMIFHNRYLTITDLAEMGQYTFDNLAGYEDFAKKSKPGDIVVVQKNFGSGSSRQQAVDCFKSLGVQAIIAESFGSIYERNAINAAFPIMTYNDIAILDLKDGDMIKVDFTSGKITNKTNNNSIQAEPFSDVQMEIYHKGGIFG